One window of the Onychostoma macrolepis isolate SWU-2019 chromosome 21, ASM1243209v1, whole genome shotgun sequence genome contains the following:
- the hif1al2 gene encoding hypoxia inducible factor 1 subunit alpha, like 2 isoform X2 translates to MDGQRDKASVIRLTTAYLHLRDLTNTLDSCALSMMTQSSPPSPGVSAKSLERELVDSALGGFVVLLSLNGKVIFTTEGITTHTGINQMDLIGRSLFEFLHPCDQMEVKDILTRLIGNRGQQECEVFLRIKSVKNQKLTPWKIIQCTGTKKSSATPGFSCLVLQCRVLPMQEVIELNAALNISTFMSVHSPDMKFTYCHSRVVKLTGFRDTELLGQSVYQYYHPSDCQQIRKAHIYLLSNGQVSTGKYRLLHRHGGYVWAETDASLVCNSRTGVPESVVCVNYILSGVEQPELTYLLKQTEQLLKPRDFLLTESQPAAFPLTAAQLDKSGLRSKSDEHNCPLNQRERDIQEVHNCTKITHNTEECCNFNCDLCELDLDSLAPYIPMHGEDFLLTPILEGTEDRAELNMCGLSFNNPHQKLNPQNSEGMVFLPVKSLTHAQQSFSHSFLTNRINNTNLISTQQWNESLDLVNRISKVYNSNNKQHNYQLFSTESETYHWREDALKVLQHPNRTHWSFDGSTPRPYGGDPNTLGVKFRSFPENPKHHPQNRRHHADVQALPTPWILPELSGSECEVNAPLDPTSYLLHGTEIIAVLDQVASRVPWC, encoded by the exons ATGGATGGCCAGCGAGACAAAGCGTCAGTCATACGTCTCACAACCGCTTACCTGCACCTGAGGGATCTTACGAACACCTTAGACTCCTGTGCACTGTCCATGATGACACAGTCCTCTCCTCCTTCACCAG GAGTATCGGCTAAATCTCTTGAGAGGGAGTTGGTAGATTCTGCCCTCGGAGGGTTTGTGGTTTTGTTGTCTTTGAATGGCAAGGTCATCTTCACCACTGAGGGCATAACTACACACACTGGAATTAACCAG ATGGATTTGATCGGTAGGAGTTTGTTTGAGTTCTTGCATCCATGTGATCAGATGGAGGTCAAAGACATTCTCACGAGACTGATCG GAAACCGAGGACAGCAAGAATGTGAAGTGTTCCTCAGAATAAAAAGTGTGAAGAACCAGAAGCTTACTCCTTGGAAA ATTATTCAGTGTACTGGAACGAAAAAGTCATCGGCTACACCTGGATTCAGTTGTCTAGTTCTTCAGTGCAGGGTTCTGCCCATGCAGGAGGTCATTGAACTAAATGCAGCGCTGAATATTAGTACGTTTATGAGCGTACACAGCCCAGACATGAAGTTCACCTACTGTCACTCAAG GGTTGTGAAGTTGACAGGCTTTCGTGACACAGAGCTGTTGGGCCAATCCGTGTACCAGTACTATCATCCGTCTGACTGCCAGCAAATCCGCAAGGCACACATTTACT TGCTTTCCAACGGCCAGGTGTCGACAGGTAAATATCGGCTGCTTCACAGACATGGTGGCTATGTGTGGGCAGAGACAGATGCGTCATTGGTGTGTAACAGTCGTACTGGCGTGCCAGAGAGTGTTGTCTGCGTCAATTACATTCTTAG TGGAGTGGAGCAGCCCGAATTGACATATTTGCTGAAGCAGACAGAACAACTTCTGAAACCACGTGACTTCCTTCTCACAGAATCCCAGCCTGCCGCTTTTCCACTGACCGCAGCCCAGCTAGACAAAAGCGGCCTTAGATCCAAATCAGATGAGCACAATTGTCCTCTAAACCAAAGAG AGAGGGACATACAGGAAGTTCATAACTGTACAAAGATCACACATAACACAGAAGAGTGCTGCAATTTCAATTGC GATCTGTGTGAGTTAGACTTGGACAGTCTGGCTCCATACATTCCAATGCACGGAGAGGACTTCCTGCTAACTCCCATTTTAGAGGGGACAGAGGACCGCGCCGAACTAAACATGTGTGGACTATCATTTAATAATCCACATCAAAAACTGAACCCTCAAAATTCAGAGGGAATGGTCTTTCTGCCTGTAAAGAGCCTTACACATGCCCAACAAAGTTTCAGTCATTCTTTTCTAACAAACAG GATCAACAATACTAACCTGATATCAACACAGCAGTGGAATGAGAGCCTAGATCTTGTGAACAGAATTTCAAAG GTttataattctaataataaacagcataATTATCAACTCTTCTCGACTGAAAGCGAGACATATCATTGGAGGGAGGATGCACTTAAAGTTTTGCAACATCCCAACAGAACACACTGGAGCTTTG ATGGATCAACACCGAGGCCATATGGTGGAGACCCAAATACACTTGGAGTAAAGTTCAGATCATTTCCAGAGAATCCTAAGCATCATCCTCAGAACAGAAGACACCATGCGGATGTACAAGCGCTCCCAACACCCTGGATTTTGCCTGAGTTGAGCGGCTCGGAGTGTGAGGTCAACGCACCTCTTGACCCCACATCATATTTGCTCCACGGGACAGAAATTATAGCTGTTCTGGACCAAGTGGCCTCAAGAGTGCCTTGGTGCtga
- the hif1al2 gene encoding hypoxia inducible factor 1 subunit alpha, like 2 isoform X3 produces MTSKHLETVRDQLSVECHGKARRKHIFIEQKKRRVCTEWRKAHSRLAARSRRRKESQLFEELTALLPLDPSMDGQRDKASVIRLTTAYLHLRDLTNTLDSCALSMMTQSSPPSPGVSAKSLERELVDSALGGFVVLLSLNGKVIFTTEGITTHTGINQMDLIGRSLFEFLHPCDQMEVKDILTRLIGNRGQQECEVFLRIKSVKNQKLTPWKIIQCTGTKKSSATPGFSCLVLQCRVLPMQEVIELNAALNISTFMSVHSPDMKFTYCHSRVVKLTGFRDTELLGQSVYQYYHPSDCQQIRKAHIYLLSNGQVSTGKYRLLHRHGGYVWAETDASLVCNSRTGVPESVVCVNYILSGVEQPELTYLLKQTEQLLKPRDFLLTESQPAAFPLTAAQLDKSGLRSKSDEHNCPLNQRERDIQEVHNCTKITHNTEECCNFNCDLCELDLDSLAPYIPMHGEDFLLTPILEGTEDRAELNMCGLSFNNPHQKLNPQNSEGMVFLPVKSLTHAQQSFSHSFLTNRINNTNLISTQQWNESLDLVNRISKVYNSNNKQHNYQLFSTESETYHWREDALKVLQHPNRTHWSFDKLS; encoded by the exons atgacttcaaAGCATTTGGAAACGGTTAGGGATCAACTGAGTGTCGAGTGCCATGGAAAAGCTAGAAGAAAGCATATATTCATTGAGCAGAAGAAAAGAAG GGTCTGCACAGAATGGAGAAAAGCACATTCTCGTTTGGCGGCAAGGAGCAGGAGGAGGAAGGAGAGTCAGCTGTTCGAGGAGTTAACTGCTCTTCTGCCTCTGGACCCCAGTATGGATGGCCAGCGAGACAAAGCGTCAGTCATACGTCTCACAACCGCTTACCTGCACCTGAGGGATCTTACGAACACCTTAGACTCCTGTGCACTGTCCATGATGACACAGTCCTCTCCTCCTTCACCAG GAGTATCGGCTAAATCTCTTGAGAGGGAGTTGGTAGATTCTGCCCTCGGAGGGTTTGTGGTTTTGTTGTCTTTGAATGGCAAGGTCATCTTCACCACTGAGGGCATAACTACACACACTGGAATTAACCAG ATGGATTTGATCGGTAGGAGTTTGTTTGAGTTCTTGCATCCATGTGATCAGATGGAGGTCAAAGACATTCTCACGAGACTGATCG GAAACCGAGGACAGCAAGAATGTGAAGTGTTCCTCAGAATAAAAAGTGTGAAGAACCAGAAGCTTACTCCTTGGAAA ATTATTCAGTGTACTGGAACGAAAAAGTCATCGGCTACACCTGGATTCAGTTGTCTAGTTCTTCAGTGCAGGGTTCTGCCCATGCAGGAGGTCATTGAACTAAATGCAGCGCTGAATATTAGTACGTTTATGAGCGTACACAGCCCAGACATGAAGTTCACCTACTGTCACTCAAG GGTTGTGAAGTTGACAGGCTTTCGTGACACAGAGCTGTTGGGCCAATCCGTGTACCAGTACTATCATCCGTCTGACTGCCAGCAAATCCGCAAGGCACACATTTACT TGCTTTCCAACGGCCAGGTGTCGACAGGTAAATATCGGCTGCTTCACAGACATGGTGGCTATGTGTGGGCAGAGACAGATGCGTCATTGGTGTGTAACAGTCGTACTGGCGTGCCAGAGAGTGTTGTCTGCGTCAATTACATTCTTAG TGGAGTGGAGCAGCCCGAATTGACATATTTGCTGAAGCAGACAGAACAACTTCTGAAACCACGTGACTTCCTTCTCACAGAATCCCAGCCTGCCGCTTTTCCACTGACCGCAGCCCAGCTAGACAAAAGCGGCCTTAGATCCAAATCAGATGAGCACAATTGTCCTCTAAACCAAAGAG AGAGGGACATACAGGAAGTTCATAACTGTACAAAGATCACACATAACACAGAAGAGTGCTGCAATTTCAATTGC GATCTGTGTGAGTTAGACTTGGACAGTCTGGCTCCATACATTCCAATGCACGGAGAGGACTTCCTGCTAACTCCCATTTTAGAGGGGACAGAGGACCGCGCCGAACTAAACATGTGTGGACTATCATTTAATAATCCACATCAAAAACTGAACCCTCAAAATTCAGAGGGAATGGTCTTTCTGCCTGTAAAGAGCCTTACACATGCCCAACAAAGTTTCAGTCATTCTTTTCTAACAAACAG GATCAACAATACTAACCTGATATCAACACAGCAGTGGAATGAGAGCCTAGATCTTGTGAACAGAATTTCAAAG GTttataattctaataataaacagcataATTATCAACTCTTCTCGACTGAAAGCGAGACATATCATTGGAGGGAGGATGCACTTAAAGTTTTGCAACATCCCAACAGAACACACTGGAGCTTTG ATAAATTATCGTGA
- the sart1 gene encoding U4/U6.U5 tri-snRNP-associated protein 1 — translation MGSSKKHKEKEKEKDRDPEDRHREHKKHRHKDRDKDKDREREKRKRSRSRERSSRGAEKDRSGKAERSNAEPRVKKEKLDPAFEGNSEPGPKSASGDASLSIEETNKLRAKLGLKPLDLNENKKETGTKEEPLLAETINPVHIKQQAEMREKLAALKEKRLLNQKLGKVKVLGDEEPWLDDTAAWVERSRKLAKEKEMAEKRAKLLEEMDEEFGVSNLVEQEFAQEKRDSYGSRNLKGLKVQHKMESFREGETIILTLEDKGVLEEKEDVLVNVGLVDKEKAEKNVELKKKKPDYKPYEEEESVDDMVILKPKSVLSKYDEEIDGEKKKSFRLSTGGFVGGERERELQAIRENLRNQAQSLDMPALTLASEYYTPHEMVGFKKTKCKVKKIRKKEKVLKAHDLLVDETRSTDFGSRSRGRGRKQADKEERAEPGDIAIETSSKASDVLQQSDDIRMADMDISDDEDFTPPEPAVLEEDEAEQELQKQLEKQRKLRQKQMLKDSGEKVAQHMNQLVKTEEDDNDPDKRNNIVFNATSEFCRTLGDIPTYGLSGNREDQEDIMDFEKDNEKEGGGQSDSDMDDNVGWSTVNLDEEKNQADFSTASTTILDEEPIVNSGLAAALLLCKNKGLLDTQMQKVARVKAPKGALPNDNYCIEDKMNIDDKYSRREEYRGFTQDFKEKDNYKPDIKIEYVDESGRKLCPKEAFRQLSHRFHGKGSGKMKTERRMKKLEEEALLKKMSSSDTPLGTVALLQEKQKSQKTPYIVLSGSGKSMNANTITK, via the exons ATGGGTTCATCAAAGAAACAcaaggagaaggagaaggagaaggacCGGGATCCAGAGGACCGGCACCGTGAGCACAAGAAACACCGTCACAAGGATCGAGACAAGGATAAGGACCGCGAGCgagagaagagaaagagatcCCGCTCCAGAGAGAGGAGCAGCCGGGGAGCAGAGAAAGACAGGAGCGGTAAAGCAGAGAGGAGCAATGCGGAGCCAAGAGTCAAGAAAGAGAAGCTTGATCCTGCTTTCGAGGGCAACAGCG AGCCAGGTCCCAAATCTGCCAGTGGTGATGCTTCACTCAGCATTGAAGAGACCAA TAAACTGAGAGCCAAACTAGGTTTGAAACCCCTTGATCTCAATGAAAACAAGAAAG AGACTGGAACTAAGGAGGAGCCCCTCCTGGCCGAGACCATCAATCCTGTCCATATCAAACAACAAGCTGAGATGAGAGAGAAACTGGCTGCTCTCAAAGAGAAGCGTCTGCTCAATCAGAAACTGGG GAAGGTGAAGGTGCTTGGGGACGAAGAACCATGGCTGGATGACACAGCTGCCTGGGTGGAGAGGAGTCGCAAACTAGCCAAGGAGAAGGAAATGGCGGAGAAGAGG GCCAAGCTCCTGGAGGAGATGGATGAAGAGTTTGGTGTGAGCAATCTGGTCGAGCAGGAGTTTGCACAGGAAAAGAGG GACTCATATGGCTCACGTAATCTCAAAGGGCTGAAGGTTCAACACAAGATGGAGTCTTTCAGAGAGGGGGAAACCATTATCTTAACTCTAGAAGACAAAG GCGTTCTGGAGGAGAAGGAGGATGTGCTGGTGAATGTGGGTCTGGTAGACAAAGagaaagcagaaaaaaatgtgGAGCTAAAGAAGAAGAAGCCAGATTATAAACCTTACGAAGAAGAGGAGAGTGTGGATGACATGGTCATT TTGAAGCCAAAGTCTGTGCTGTCAAAGTACGATGAGGAGATCGACGGggagaagaagaagagtttCAGGCTTAGTACTGGAGGTTTTGTGGGAGGTGAGAGAGAGCGGGAGCTGCAGGCCATCAGAGAGAACCTGCGCAATCAGGCCCAGTCTCTGGACATGCCTGCTCTCACCCTCGCCAGTGAATACTACACACCACATGAGATG GTGGGCTTTAAGAAGACCAAATGCAAAGTCAAGAAAatcagaaagaaagagaaagtaCTCAAGGCTCATGACCTCTTGGTGGATGAAACTCGAAGCACAGATTTTGGCTCCAG GTCTCGAGGTCGAGGTAGAAAGCAAGCTGATAAGGAGGAGAGGGCGGAGCCTGGAGATATTGCTATAGAAACTAGCAGCAAGGCCAGTGATGTCCTCCAGCAGTCAGATGACATTAGAATGGCTGACATGGACATTAGTGATGATG AGGACTTCACCCCTCCAGAGCCTGCTGTATTAGAAGAGGATGAAGCTGAGCAGGAGCTCCAGAAACAGCTTGAGAAACAAAGGAAACTCAGACAAAAACAAATGCTCAAAGACTCGGGAGAAAAG GTGGCTCAGCACATGAATCAATTGGTGAAGACAGAAGAGGATGACAACGACCCagacaaaagaaacaacattgtCTTTAATGCCACCTCTGAATTTTGCCGCACTCTTGGAGACATCCCCACCTACGGGCTGTCAGGCAACCGAGAGGACCAAGAGGATATTATG GACTTTGAAAAGGACAATGAGAAAGAAGGAGGCGGACAGTCAGACTCTGATATGGATGACAATGTGGGCTGGAGCACCGTCAACCTGGATGAGGAGAAAAACCAGGCAGAT TTCTCAACAGCCTCCACGACTATTCTGGATGAAGAGCCCATTGTGAACTCTGGTCTCGCTGCTGCTCTACTTCTGTGCAAAAACAAAG GACTGCTGGACACACAGATGCAGAAGGTGGCTCGTGTCAAAGCCCCAAAAGGAGCTCTGCCAAATGATAACTACTGCATCGAAGACAAGAT GAATATTGATGACAAGTACAGCAGGAGGGAGGAATACAGAGGCTTCACACAGGATTTCAAAGAAAAGGATAACTACAAGCCAGACATCAAGATCGAATACGTTGACGAATCTGGTCGCAAGCTCTGCCCTAAAGAG GCTTTCAGACAGCTGTCCCATCGTTTCCATGGGAAGGGCTCTGGCAAGATGAAGACGGAGCGGAGGATGAAAAAGCTTGAGGAAGAGGCg CTGCTGAAGAAGATGAGCAGCAGTGACACTCCTCTTGGCACCGTTGCTCTTCTGCAGGAAAAGCAGAAGTCCCAGAAAACTCCTTATATTGTGCTGAGTGGCAGCGGAAAGAGCATGAATGC GAAtaccattacaaaataa
- the si:dkey-175m17.6 gene encoding N-acetyllactosaminide beta-1,3-N-acetylglucosaminyltransferase 2, with translation MARSRCNGKILCLCLLPCVMVSHLLVYIMVSIFVAVSYSPPLPQLPLHFIATGASTNSGALASHPVRPFWNLRLEDGALWNRLQHIWDREHNPILRVNGTRSKVQGPSLDAIHLQEMEKTGACEQDAAWASHLPDFNTLPDQMKDFVLSMHCRHYTVLVDQPNLCAVQDSKTPFLLMAIKSQVGNFENRQAIRETWGRSGWIQGDSGGRSWLLRTVFLLARQDTETGPHPDLSALLKLESSTHEDILLWDFKDTFFNLTLKDVLFWDWLSKRCSHVHFIFKGDDDVFVRTKALLDYINHVGVQKTHGNKTKERDDFVVGDVIANAWPNRQPGTKYYIPESFYKGTYPAYAGGGGVVYTGALALRLQEVSRWVSLFPIDDVYLGMCLHRLGVSPTHHSGFLTFDLPEDLREKPCAYHNVLLVHKRTPKDMLTLWKELQVPPQEC, from the coding sequence ATGGCACGCTCCAGATGCAATGGAAAGATCCTATGTCTGTGTCTCTTGCCTTGTGTGATGGTAAGTCACCTGTTGGTGTACATCATGGTGTCCATATTTGTAGCCGTCTCCTACTCCCCTCCACTACCGCAGCTGCCCCTCCATTTCATTGCCACCGGAGCCTCCACAAACTCAGGAGCTCTTGCATCCCATCCAGTTCGGCCATTCTGGAATCTCAGACTAGAGGACGGGGCACTGTGGAACCGCCTCCAGCACATTTGGGATAGAGAGCACAACCCCATATTGAGAGTTAACGGAACAAGGTCCAAGGTCCAAGGTCCAAGCCTTGATGCAATACATCTGCAAGAGATGGAAAAAACTGGTGCCTGTGAACAAGACGCGGCTTGGGCGTCCCACCTGCCTGACTTTAACACCCTTCCTGATCAAATGAAAGATTTTGTCCTGTCCATGCACTGCAGGCATTACACTGTCCTCGTGGACCAACCCAATCTGTGTGCCGTGCAGGACTCTAAGACACCGTTCCTTCTCATGGCAATCAAATCGCAAGTCGGGAACTTTGAGAACAGGCAGGCCATCCGAGAGACATGGGGAAGGAGCGGTTGGATCCAAGGGGACAGTGGAGGAAGAAGTTGGTTACTACGCACTGTCTTCTTGCTTGCGAGGCAGGACACAGAAACAGGGCCTCATCCAGATCTGAGCGCCCTATTGAAGTTGGAGAGCAGCACCCATGAGGACATCCTCCTGTGGGACTTCAAAGACACTTTCTTCAACCTCACCCTGAAGGATGTACTTTTCTGGGACTGGCTTTCAAAGCGCTGTTCTCATGTCCACTTCATTTTCAAGGGAGATGATGATGTGTTTGTTAGGACTAAGGCTCTGCTGGACTACATAAACCATGTTGGCGTACAAAAGACGCATGGAAATAAGACAAAAGAGCGGGATGATTTTGTTGTGGGGGATGTTATTGCCAATGCCTGGCCCAATCGGCAACCTGGTACTAAATATTACATACCCGAAAGCTTCTATAAAGGAACGTATCCAGCCTACGCAGGAGGCGGAGGGGTGGTTTACACTGGTGCTTTGGCTTTACGTCTACAGGAGGTCTCTCGATGGGTCAGCTTGTTTCCTATTGACGATGTTTACTTAGGAATGTGCCTTCACAGGCTCGGGGTGTCCCCCACTCATCATTCAGGTTTTCTTACCTTTGATCTTCCAGAAGACCTGCGGGAGAAGCCATGTGCGTATCACAACGTTCTCCTAGTCCATAAACGCACCCCGAAAGACATGTTAACCCTATGGAAGGAGCTACAGGTTCCTCCTCAGGAGTGCTAA
- the hif1al2 gene encoding hypoxia inducible factor 1 subunit alpha, like 2 isoform X1, giving the protein MTSKHLETVRDQLSVECHGKARRKHIFIEQKKRRVCTEWRKAHSRLAARSRRRKESQLFEELTALLPLDPSMDGQRDKASVIRLTTAYLHLRDLTNTLDSCALSMMTQSSPPSPGVSAKSLERELVDSALGGFVVLLSLNGKVIFTTEGITTHTGINQMDLIGRSLFEFLHPCDQMEVKDILTRLIGNRGQQECEVFLRIKSVKNQKLTPWKIIQCTGTKKSSATPGFSCLVLQCRVLPMQEVIELNAALNISTFMSVHSPDMKFTYCHSRVVKLTGFRDTELLGQSVYQYYHPSDCQQIRKAHIYLLSNGQVSTGKYRLLHRHGGYVWAETDASLVCNSRTGVPESVVCVNYILSGVEQPELTYLLKQTEQLLKPRDFLLTESQPAAFPLTAAQLDKSGLRSKSDEHNCPLNQRERDIQEVHNCTKITHNTEECCNFNCDLCELDLDSLAPYIPMHGEDFLLTPILEGTEDRAELNMCGLSFNNPHQKLNPQNSEGMVFLPVKSLTHAQQSFSHSFLTNRINNTNLISTQQWNESLDLVNRISKVYNSNNKQHNYQLFSTESETYHWREDALKVLQHPNRTHWSFDGSTPRPYGGDPNTLGVKFRSFPENPKHHPQNRRHHADVQALPTPWILPELSGSECEVNAPLDPTSYLLHGTEIIAVLDQVASRVPWC; this is encoded by the exons atgacttcaaAGCATTTGGAAACGGTTAGGGATCAACTGAGTGTCGAGTGCCATGGAAAAGCTAGAAGAAAGCATATATTCATTGAGCAGAAGAAAAGAAG GGTCTGCACAGAATGGAGAAAAGCACATTCTCGTTTGGCGGCAAGGAGCAGGAGGAGGAAGGAGAGTCAGCTGTTCGAGGAGTTAACTGCTCTTCTGCCTCTGGACCCCAGTATGGATGGCCAGCGAGACAAAGCGTCAGTCATACGTCTCACAACCGCTTACCTGCACCTGAGGGATCTTACGAACACCTTAGACTCCTGTGCACTGTCCATGATGACACAGTCCTCTCCTCCTTCACCAG GAGTATCGGCTAAATCTCTTGAGAGGGAGTTGGTAGATTCTGCCCTCGGAGGGTTTGTGGTTTTGTTGTCTTTGAATGGCAAGGTCATCTTCACCACTGAGGGCATAACTACACACACTGGAATTAACCAG ATGGATTTGATCGGTAGGAGTTTGTTTGAGTTCTTGCATCCATGTGATCAGATGGAGGTCAAAGACATTCTCACGAGACTGATCG GAAACCGAGGACAGCAAGAATGTGAAGTGTTCCTCAGAATAAAAAGTGTGAAGAACCAGAAGCTTACTCCTTGGAAA ATTATTCAGTGTACTGGAACGAAAAAGTCATCGGCTACACCTGGATTCAGTTGTCTAGTTCTTCAGTGCAGGGTTCTGCCCATGCAGGAGGTCATTGAACTAAATGCAGCGCTGAATATTAGTACGTTTATGAGCGTACACAGCCCAGACATGAAGTTCACCTACTGTCACTCAAG GGTTGTGAAGTTGACAGGCTTTCGTGACACAGAGCTGTTGGGCCAATCCGTGTACCAGTACTATCATCCGTCTGACTGCCAGCAAATCCGCAAGGCACACATTTACT TGCTTTCCAACGGCCAGGTGTCGACAGGTAAATATCGGCTGCTTCACAGACATGGTGGCTATGTGTGGGCAGAGACAGATGCGTCATTGGTGTGTAACAGTCGTACTGGCGTGCCAGAGAGTGTTGTCTGCGTCAATTACATTCTTAG TGGAGTGGAGCAGCCCGAATTGACATATTTGCTGAAGCAGACAGAACAACTTCTGAAACCACGTGACTTCCTTCTCACAGAATCCCAGCCTGCCGCTTTTCCACTGACCGCAGCCCAGCTAGACAAAAGCGGCCTTAGATCCAAATCAGATGAGCACAATTGTCCTCTAAACCAAAGAG AGAGGGACATACAGGAAGTTCATAACTGTACAAAGATCACACATAACACAGAAGAGTGCTGCAATTTCAATTGC GATCTGTGTGAGTTAGACTTGGACAGTCTGGCTCCATACATTCCAATGCACGGAGAGGACTTCCTGCTAACTCCCATTTTAGAGGGGACAGAGGACCGCGCCGAACTAAACATGTGTGGACTATCATTTAATAATCCACATCAAAAACTGAACCCTCAAAATTCAGAGGGAATGGTCTTTCTGCCTGTAAAGAGCCTTACACATGCCCAACAAAGTTTCAGTCATTCTTTTCTAACAAACAG GATCAACAATACTAACCTGATATCAACACAGCAGTGGAATGAGAGCCTAGATCTTGTGAACAGAATTTCAAAG GTttataattctaataataaacagcataATTATCAACTCTTCTCGACTGAAAGCGAGACATATCATTGGAGGGAGGATGCACTTAAAGTTTTGCAACATCCCAACAGAACACACTGGAGCTTTG ATGGATCAACACCGAGGCCATATGGTGGAGACCCAAATACACTTGGAGTAAAGTTCAGATCATTTCCAGAGAATCCTAAGCATCATCCTCAGAACAGAAGACACCATGCGGATGTACAAGCGCTCCCAACACCCTGGATTTTGCCTGAGTTGAGCGGCTCGGAGTGTGAGGTCAACGCACCTCTTGACCCCACATCATATTTGCTCCACGGGACAGAAATTATAGCTGTTCTGGACCAAGTGGCCTCAAGAGTGCCTTGGTGCtga